One Streptomyces sp. V4I8 genomic window carries:
- a CDS encoding peptidoglycan-binding protein yields the protein METRTPVFEEFDPASDCDCPGCVHWRRVLPHSETRRHPAAHRALILAAAASTTLAVGHTAPALAAPHAPDRPSVPAGDEPSTPQGSVAPLHGPAGQPPRPSGPVKAPATTRAEIIKRAKKWVAAKVPYSMYKYWSDGYRQDCSGFVSMAWNLPGNEWTGSLGKYGVRIAKKDLQPGDMLLFHNPANPQKGSHVVIFGGWTDHTHTYYVAYESAPARARRQTTPYAYWSHSDRYLAYRYKGLKSGAAGTKPVTEKPAAETPETGTPGAARPEGPNSATAYPGRAHFGPGANNKYVTQLGRLLVERGAGRYYTTGPGPRWTDADRRATQAFQQAQGWWGQDADGLPGARTWALLVTGKGRDIPSAGSGETPAPAAPPAPTQPASHGVPGYPGRAMFRPGASNQYVTQLGRQLTKKGFGKHYKTGPGPRWGEADRRGVEAFQRTQGWRGGAADGYPGPETWRRLFS from the coding sequence ATGGAGACTCGGACTCCGGTATTCGAGGAATTCGATCCGGCGAGTGACTGCGACTGCCCGGGATGCGTGCACTGGAGACGCGTTCTGCCGCATTCCGAGACCCGCCGCCATCCGGCCGCCCACCGGGCGCTGATCCTCGCCGCGGCCGCCTCCACGACCCTCGCCGTAGGCCACACGGCCCCGGCCCTGGCCGCCCCCCACGCCCCCGACCGGCCGAGCGTTCCCGCAGGTGACGAGCCCAGTACCCCCCAGGGGAGCGTAGCCCCGCTGCACGGCCCGGCAGGGCAGCCGCCCCGGCCGTCCGGCCCGGTCAAGGCGCCCGCGACCACCCGCGCGGAGATCATCAAGCGGGCCAAGAAATGGGTCGCCGCGAAGGTGCCGTACAGCATGTACAAGTACTGGTCGGACGGATACCGGCAGGACTGCTCGGGCTTTGTCTCGATGGCCTGGAACCTGCCCGGAAACGAATGGACCGGCAGCCTGGGCAAGTACGGGGTGCGCATCGCCAAGAAGGATCTGCAGCCCGGCGACATGCTGCTCTTCCATAATCCGGCGAACCCCCAGAAAGGCTCGCACGTCGTCATTTTCGGCGGCTGGACGGACCACACGCACACCTACTACGTCGCCTACGAGTCGGCACCCGCGCGCGCCCGCCGGCAGACCACCCCGTACGCCTATTGGAGCCACTCCGACCGCTATCTCGCCTACCGCTACAAGGGGCTGAAGAGCGGCGCCGCGGGGACGAAACCGGTCACGGAGAAGCCGGCGGCCGAGACGCCGGAGACCGGGACGCCCGGCGCTGCCAGGCCGGAGGGACCGAACAGCGCAACGGCGTACCCGGGACGGGCGCATTTCGGTCCCGGGGCCAACAACAAGTACGTCACCCAGCTGGGCCGCCTGCTCGTCGAGCGCGGTGCCGGCCGGTACTACACCACCGGCCCGGGTCCGCGCTGGACGGACGCGGACCGCAGGGCCACGCAGGCCTTCCAGCAGGCGCAGGGCTGGTGGGGCCAGGACGCGGACGGGCTGCCGGGGGCGCGGACATGGGCGCTGCTGGTGACGGGCAAGGGCAGGGACATCCCGAGCGCGGGTTCCGGCGAAACCCCAGCCCCGGCCGCCCCGCCCGCGCCCACGCAGCCCGCGTCGCACGGGGTGCCGGGTTACCCGGGGCGGGCGATGTTCCGGCCGGGTGCCAGCAACCAGTACGTGACGCAGCTCGGCAGACAGCTCACGAAGAAGGGGTTCGGCAAGCACTACAAGACCGGGCCGGGACCGCGCTGGGGCGAGGCGGACCGGCGGGGCGTCGAGGCCTTCCAGCGCACCCAGGGCTGGCGGGGCGGCGCGGCGGACGGCTACCCGGGGCCGGAGACCTGGCGGCGGCTGTTCTCGTAA
- a CDS encoding IclR family transcriptional regulator encodes MALQHEPTTPHHSAQDALRVLETVAQHSTGVTDAELARHTGIGPERLTGLLLMLRREGYVEQVGDGAYVTGDALTRLGSAQGRDQALRETLQRTLDRLRDSVGAAVYISRYVDGEIKIDQFAAGPTTPVVNEWVDFRYSAHATAIGKSLLGQLDHNGRRDHLSRHKMARLTSRTITSDRVLLSRLESQPPTVPHLDLQEYAVGTVCAAVPITAGSSVGCLALSLPVGHAHRLRQAADALNRNAAPVLLSLAI; translated from the coding sequence GTGGCGCTGCAGCACGAGCCGACGACGCCGCACCACTCGGCCCAGGACGCCCTGCGCGTCCTGGAGACCGTGGCGCAGCACAGCACCGGAGTCACCGACGCCGAACTCGCCCGGCACACGGGCATCGGCCCGGAGCGCCTGACCGGCCTCCTGCTGATGCTGCGCCGCGAGGGCTACGTCGAGCAGGTCGGCGACGGGGCGTACGTCACCGGCGACGCCCTGACCCGCCTCGGTTCCGCGCAGGGCCGCGACCAGGCCCTGCGCGAGACCCTCCAGCGCACCCTGGACCGGCTGCGCGACTCGGTCGGCGCGGCCGTCTACATCAGCCGGTACGTGGACGGGGAGATCAAGATCGACCAGTTCGCCGCGGGTCCGACCACCCCCGTGGTCAACGAGTGGGTCGACTTCCGCTACTCCGCCCACGCCACCGCGATCGGCAAGAGCCTGCTCGGCCAGCTCGACCACAACGGCCGGCGCGATCACCTCTCCCGCCACAAGATGGCCCGCCTCACCTCCCGCACGATCACCAGCGACCGGGTCCTGCTCTCCCGCCTGGAGTCCCAGCCGCCGACGGTCCCCCACCTCGACCTCCAGGAGTACGCGGTGGGCACGGTGTGCGCGGCCGTCCCGATCACGGCCGGTTCCTCGGTGGGCTGCCTGGCCCTGTCCCTCCCGGTCGGGCACGCCCACCGGCTGCGCCAGGCGGCGGACGCGCTGAACCGGAACGCGGCGCCGGTGCTGCTGTCACTGGCGATCTAG
- a CDS encoding FadR/GntR family transcriptional regulator, whose protein sequence is MAARDLQERIKKLIIDRRLASGAPLPTEPELMTHLGASRNSVREALKGLQAMGIVEIRHGFGTYVGTMSLAPMIEGLAFRTVAGHYRGEDTLLQLVQLREAVETGLVSRLAGRVPEADLVELDALVDRMEEQAARGGDGIADTDRAFHATLYRGLDNALLGEVMEAFWDAFHRVHTDLGGAPQDPLVTCRQHREIVEAVRSGDAIRAEEAIREHFGNILARVSTTGTQHPHRCHNERV, encoded by the coding sequence ATGGCAGCGCGTGACCTTCAGGAGCGGATCAAGAAGCTCATCATCGACCGCCGGCTGGCCTCCGGGGCCCCGCTGCCGACGGAGCCCGAGCTGATGACTCATCTGGGTGCCAGCCGGAACTCCGTGCGCGAGGCGCTCAAGGGGTTGCAGGCGATGGGCATCGTGGAGATCCGGCACGGCTTCGGGACGTACGTCGGCACGATGTCGCTGGCGCCGATGATCGAGGGCCTCGCCTTCCGCACCGTCGCCGGGCACTACCGGGGCGAGGACACCCTGCTCCAGCTGGTGCAGTTGCGGGAGGCCGTGGAGACGGGGCTGGTGTCGCGGCTCGCGGGGCGGGTCCCGGAAGCCGATCTCGTTGAACTGGACGCGCTGGTCGACCGTATGGAAGAGCAGGCGGCGCGGGGTGGCGACGGGATCGCCGACACCGACCGGGCGTTTCACGCCACTCTCTACCGGGGGTTGGACAACGCGCTGCTGGGCGAGGTCATGGAGGCGTTCTGGGACGCCTTCCACCGCGTCCACACCGATCTCGGGGGCGCCCCGCAGGATCCGCTGGTCACCTGCCGGCAGCACCGGGAGATCGTGGAGGCGGTGCGGTCGGGCGACGCGATACGGGCGGAGGAGGCCATACGGGAGCACTTCGGCAACATCCTCGCCCGCGTATCCACGACGGGTACACAACACCCCCACAGGTGCCACAATGAGCGCGTATGA
- a CDS encoding lytic polysaccharide monooxygenase, translating into MRRKTKLYAAALGLTTAGTLVLSAGGASSHGYTDLPISRQKLCQNGTVTNCGSIQWEPQSVEGPKGFPGSGPADGQICNAGLGQFSQLSAPRTPSGGAWPTTRVTGGQNYTFRWQFTAMHATTDFRYYVTKPGWNQNHNLSRSDLNLTPFFTVPYNGQRPPSTLSHSGRLPSGLSGHHVILAVWTVHDTGNAFYACSDVTF; encoded by the coding sequence ATGCGCAGAAAGACCAAGCTGTACGCCGCCGCACTCGGACTCACCACGGCCGGGACCCTCGTGCTCTCCGCCGGAGGCGCGAGCAGCCACGGCTACACCGACCTCCCCATCAGCCGGCAGAAGCTCTGTCAGAACGGCACCGTCACCAACTGCGGCTCCATCCAGTGGGAGCCGCAGAGCGTCGAGGGCCCGAAGGGCTTCCCGGGCTCAGGACCGGCCGACGGTCAGATATGCAACGCCGGGCTCGGCCAGTTCAGCCAGCTCAGCGCGCCGAGGACGCCGTCCGGCGGCGCCTGGCCCACCACCAGGGTGACCGGCGGTCAGAACTACACGTTCCGCTGGCAGTTCACGGCCATGCACGCCACGACCGACTTCCGGTACTACGTCACCAAGCCGGGCTGGAACCAGAACCACAACCTCTCCCGGTCCGACCTCAACCTCACGCCGTTCTTCACGGTCCCGTACAACGGGCAGCGGCCGCCGTCCACGCTCTCGCACAGTGGCAGGCTGCCGTCCGGGCTGAGCGGTCACCACGTCATCCTCGCGGTGTGGACCGTCCACGACACGGGCAACGCGTTCTACGCGTGCTCGGACGTCACGTTCTGA
- the ehuC gene encoding ectoine/hydroxyectoine ABC transporter permease subunit EhuC, producing MTSGLWELVLNGIWVTVQLLVLSGLVATAVAFGVGVARTHRLWIVRFLAGVYTEVFRGTSALIMIFWVFFVLPVAFGWQLVPLWAGTLALGLTYGAYGAEIVRGALNSVDPAQREGGIALSFTPWQRMRLILLPQAVPEMIPSFTNLLVELLKGTALVSVMGMGDLAFSANLVRLALQESTEIYTYVLLIYFVIAFLLTRGMRGLERKLKAGVGKPVGRTADQELHRPETTGVGAGGSFS from the coding sequence ATGACCTCGGGACTCTGGGAACTCGTACTCAACGGGATATGGGTCACCGTCCAGTTGCTGGTCCTGAGCGGACTGGTGGCCACGGCGGTCGCCTTCGGGGTCGGCGTGGCCCGCACCCACCGGCTGTGGATCGTCCGCTTCCTCGCGGGCGTCTACACCGAGGTGTTCCGCGGGACCTCCGCCCTGATCATGATCTTCTGGGTGTTCTTCGTGCTGCCGGTCGCGTTCGGCTGGCAGCTGGTCCCGCTGTGGGCCGGCACCCTCGCGCTCGGGCTGACCTACGGGGCGTACGGCGCCGAGATCGTGCGCGGCGCCCTCAACTCGGTCGACCCGGCGCAGCGGGAGGGCGGGATCGCGCTCAGCTTCACGCCGTGGCAGCGGATGCGGCTGATCCTGCTGCCGCAGGCGGTGCCGGAGATGATCCCCTCCTTCACCAACCTGCTGGTGGAGCTGCTCAAGGGCACCGCGCTGGTGTCCGTGATGGGCATGGGCGACCTGGCGTTCAGCGCCAACCTGGTGCGCCTCGCGCTGCAGGAGAGCACGGAGATCTACACGTACGTGCTGCTGATCTACTTCGTCATCGCGTTCCTGCTCACGCGCGGGATGCGCGGACTGGAACGCAAGCTGAAGGCCGGTGTCGGCAAGCCGGTCGGGCGCACGGCCGACCAGGAGCTGCACCGTCCTGAGACGACCGGCGTGGGCGCGGGAGGTTCTTTCTCATGA
- a CDS encoding DUF3592 domain-containing protein, with the protein MDLIFYLVPGLILAVVLFGAYRVVRRSLQIRGAWDSGLTAEGRCLRMFTTTHGGGGDTSVHTTLHHVYEFTARDGRVVRFEEEDGPATTVEGDFVTVYYKEGAEVVATATAPGRAKLAASTIGMLVFLGVAAVFCVGFMVTYNQMSDGFGFGEGTDDTVDTVVVDGVTMTP; encoded by the coding sequence ATGGACCTGATCTTCTACCTCGTTCCCGGCCTGATCCTGGCCGTTGTCCTCTTCGGCGCGTACCGCGTGGTGCGCCGCTCGCTGCAGATCCGCGGTGCCTGGGACAGCGGGCTGACGGCGGAGGGGCGCTGTCTGCGCATGTTCACGACGACCCATGGCGGCGGCGGGGACACGTCCGTGCACACCACGCTGCACCACGTCTACGAGTTCACCGCGCGTGACGGCCGCGTCGTCCGCTTCGAGGAGGAGGACGGCCCGGCGACCACGGTCGAGGGCGACTTCGTCACCGTCTACTACAAGGAGGGCGCTGAGGTCGTCGCCACCGCCACGGCGCCGGGGCGGGCCAAGCTGGCGGCGTCCACCATCGGCATGCTGGTGTTCCTCGGGGTGGCCGCGGTGTTCTGCGTCGGCTTCATGGTCACGTACAACCAGATGTCCGACGGCTTCGGCTTCGGCGAGGGCACCGACGACACCGTCGACACCGTCGTGGTCGACGGCGTCACGATGACCCCGTGA
- a CDS encoding SPFH domain-containing protein produces the protein MPTTTSHTPEPEGFAGPPEGTARPARLIQNEATTEIPVHLLFRDEAGPVSVPLRPTVVARRQGTGEQPRLRRPVQAKPRPEPQIDPELVERPARVLPGAAGVLAGVCGAAGCLATSWWAGVLPSLAGEALGLSASGSGLGPAQWAAYTGAGALGLLGLGGLARGRTGRAWVLGMFGGYRGTVRRTGLLWVNPLLLRRRVDVRLRHWRSEPMPAADGNGVALRAVVLVVWRVKDTARATLGVEDHESYLRECVEAALARVPVETPGATRGSAEAAAETLTRLVVRDAGVVGLEVFSVRPVRVEYAPEVAAAMHRRRIAALDAQDRATRVTSVVDSVEDTVTRLTMRGLVELDDYERKALVKDLTVALCAGRGETGA, from the coding sequence ATGCCCACGACCACTTCTCACACGCCCGAGCCCGAGGGGTTCGCGGGGCCGCCCGAGGGGACCGCCCGGCCGGCGCGGCTGATCCAGAACGAGGCGACCACCGAGATCCCCGTCCATCTGCTGTTCCGCGACGAGGCGGGTCCGGTGTCCGTGCCGCTGAGGCCGACGGTCGTGGCCCGCCGGCAGGGCACGGGGGAGCAGCCGCGGCTGCGCCGCCCGGTGCAGGCCAAGCCGCGTCCCGAGCCGCAGATCGACCCCGAGCTGGTGGAGCGGCCGGCGCGGGTGCTGCCGGGGGCGGCGGGCGTGCTCGCCGGTGTCTGCGGGGCGGCCGGGTGCCTGGCCACCTCGTGGTGGGCGGGCGTACTGCCGTCGCTGGCGGGGGAGGCGCTGGGGCTGTCGGCGTCCGGGTCGGGGCTGGGGCCCGCGCAGTGGGCGGCGTACACGGGGGCGGGGGCCCTGGGGCTCCTCGGCCTGGGCGGGCTGGCGCGCGGGCGGACCGGACGGGCCTGGGTGCTCGGGATGTTCGGCGGCTACCGGGGGACGGTCCGGCGCACCGGCCTGCTGTGGGTCAACCCGCTGCTGCTGCGCCGCCGGGTCGACGTACGGCTGCGGCACTGGCGCAGCGAGCCGATGCCCGCGGCCGACGGGAACGGGGTCGCGCTGCGGGCGGTCGTCCTGGTGGTGTGGCGGGTGAAGGACACCGCGCGGGCGACGCTCGGGGTGGAGGACCACGAGTCGTATCTGCGCGAGTGCGTCGAGGCGGCTCTGGCCCGGGTGCCGGTGGAGACGCCGGGTGCCACGCGGGGGTCGGCCGAGGCGGCCGCGGAGACGCTGACCCGGTTGGTGGTGCGGGACGCGGGCGTGGTCGGGCTAGAGGTGTTCTCGGTGCGGCCGGTGCGGGTGGAGTACGCGCCGGAGGTGGCCGCGGCCATGCACCGGCGCCGGATCGCCGCGCTGGACGCCCAGGACCGGGCCACCAGGGTCACCTCGGTCGTCGACTCGGTGGAGGACACGGTGACCCGGCTGACCATGCGGGGGCTGGTCGAGCTGGACGACTACGAACGCAAGGCGCTGGTGAAGGACTTGACGGTGGCGCTCTGCGCGGGGCGGGGGGAGACGGGCGCCTGA
- the ehuB gene encoding ectoine/hydroxyectoine ABC transporter substrate-binding protein EhuB produces the protein MAPPTEHVETHVGHRSGTPTRSGTPTRRSLLAGVAALGALGAAGCSRVATASTKEGGELLDRLRAAGVVRLGIAGEIPFGYIDTNGELTGEAPELARVIFKRLGVDRVQPVPTEFGSLIPGLRSQQFDVVAAGMYVNPERCEQVIFSDPDYQMLDSFIVRKGNPKDLHDYKDVVEKKAKFATGTGYAEIQYAIEAGYKESDILIVPDQVAGLNAVEAGRVDVFAGTALTTREVVKKSAKAEATKAFAPLVGGKPHVDGGAFAFRPSETALRDAFNVELHKLKKSGELFRILKPFGFTEAEMTDLTAKELCGGGTG, from the coding sequence ATGGCTCCACCTACGGAACATGTCGAAACACATGTCGGACACAGATCGGGCACTCCCACCCGCTCGGGCACCCCCACACGCCGGTCGCTGCTCGCGGGGGTGGCGGCGCTCGGCGCGCTGGGCGCGGCAGGCTGCTCACGCGTGGCCACGGCCTCCACAAAGGAAGGCGGCGAGCTGCTCGACCGGCTGCGCGCCGCCGGCGTCGTACGGCTCGGGATCGCGGGCGAGATCCCCTTCGGGTACATCGACACGAACGGTGAACTCACCGGCGAGGCGCCCGAGCTGGCGCGGGTCATCTTCAAGCGGCTCGGGGTGGACCGGGTGCAGCCCGTGCCCACCGAGTTCGGGTCGCTGATACCCGGGCTGCGCTCGCAGCAGTTCGATGTCGTCGCCGCCGGGATGTACGTCAATCCCGAGCGCTGTGAGCAGGTCATCTTCTCCGACCCGGACTATCAGATGCTCGACTCCTTCATCGTGCGCAAGGGCAACCCCAAGGACCTGCACGACTACAAGGACGTCGTCGAGAAGAAGGCCAAGTTCGCCACCGGGACCGGCTACGCCGAGATCCAGTACGCCATCGAGGCGGGGTACAAGGAGAGCGACATCCTCATCGTCCCGGACCAGGTCGCGGGGCTGAACGCGGTCGAGGCGGGGCGCGTGGACGTCTTCGCCGGTACGGCGCTGACGACCCGCGAGGTCGTCAAGAAGTCGGCCAAGGCGGAGGCCACCAAGGCCTTCGCGCCCCTCGTCGGCGGCAAACCGCACGTCGACGGCGGCGCGTTCGCCTTCCGGCCGAGCGAGACCGCGCTGCGGGACGCCTTCAACGTCGAGCTGCACAAGCTCAAGAAGAGCGGCGAGCTGTTCCGCATCCTCAAGCCGTTCGGCTTCACCGAGGCCGAGATGACCGACCTCACCGCCAAGGAGCTGTGCGGAGGGGGGACGGGCTGA
- the ehuD gene encoding ectoine/hydroxyectoine ABC transporter permease subunit EhuD, with amino-acid sequence MTWDWGAVADFMPSFWDGLLLTLQILALGSLISFALGLVWALLMRTPTRWVRWPVGAVTEFIRNTPLLVQLFFFFYVLPEWGLTWPALTTGICAIGLHYSTYTMQVYRAGIEAVPAGQWEAATALNLPVTRTWRVVILPQAIRRVVPALGNYVIAMLKDTPILMTITVMEMLGEARLFAQQNFQFTEPLTVIGVAFILIAYPASLLVRALERRLVS; translated from the coding sequence ATGACCTGGGACTGGGGCGCTGTCGCCGACTTCATGCCGAGCTTCTGGGACGGGCTGCTGCTCACGCTGCAGATCCTGGCCCTCGGTTCGCTGATCTCGTTCGCGCTGGGTCTGGTGTGGGCGCTGCTGATGCGCACGCCGACCCGCTGGGTGCGCTGGCCGGTCGGGGCGGTCACGGAGTTCATCCGCAACACCCCGCTGCTGGTGCAGCTTTTCTTCTTCTTCTACGTGCTGCCCGAGTGGGGCCTGACGTGGCCGGCGCTGACCACCGGCATCTGCGCGATCGGGCTGCACTACTCGACGTACACGATGCAGGTCTACCGCGCCGGCATCGAGGCGGTGCCCGCCGGCCAGTGGGAGGCCGCGACGGCGCTGAACCTGCCGGTGACCAGGACGTGGCGGGTGGTGATCCTGCCGCAGGCGATCCGCCGGGTCGTGCCGGCCCTCGGCAACTACGTCATCGCGATGCTCAAGGACACGCCGATCCTGATGACGATCACGGTGATGGAGATGCTCGGCGAGGCGCGGCTGTTCGCGCAGCAGAACTTCCAGTTCACCGAGCCCCTGACGGTCATCGGTGTGGCCTTCATCCTCATCGCCTATCCGGCCTCCCTTCTCGTACGAGCCCTGGAGCGACGCCTTGTCAGCTGA
- the ehuA gene encoding ectoine/hydroxyectoine ABC transporter ATP-binding protein EhuA produces the protein MKDPDASANPPVDGSELIRFDHVTKRFGSNTVLDQLDFSVESGKHVTLIGPSGSGKTTILRLLMTLLKPDEGTITVAGEKLFPAPEKQVREVRKNIGMVFQQFNLFPNMSVLRNITEAPVTVLGLSKDEAEVRARELLEMVGLADKCDARPTQLSGGQQQRVAIARALAMRPQVLLLDEVTSALDPELVAGVLDVLRDIARTTDITMLCVTHEMNFARDISDQVLMFDSGRVIESGSPEKMFNDPEKDRTREFLSAVL, from the coding sequence ATGAAAGATCCCGACGCGAGCGCCAACCCTCCGGTGGACGGCAGCGAGCTGATCCGCTTCGACCATGTCACCAAGCGCTTCGGGTCCAACACGGTCCTCGACCAGCTCGACTTCTCTGTCGAGTCCGGCAAGCACGTCACCCTGATCGGCCCGTCCGGCTCCGGCAAGACGACGATCCTGCGGTTGCTGATGACCCTGCTCAAGCCGGACGAGGGCACGATCACGGTCGCCGGGGAGAAGCTCTTCCCCGCCCCCGAGAAGCAGGTCCGCGAGGTCCGCAAGAACATCGGGATGGTGTTCCAGCAGTTCAACCTGTTCCCGAACATGTCGGTGCTGCGCAACATCACCGAGGCCCCGGTCACCGTCCTCGGCCTGTCCAAGGACGAGGCGGAGGTGCGCGCCCGTGAGCTGCTGGAGATGGTGGGACTCGCCGACAAGTGCGACGCCCGCCCGACCCAGCTGTCCGGCGGCCAGCAGCAGCGGGTGGCGATCGCGCGGGCGCTGGCCATGCGGCCGCAGGTGCTGCTGCTCGACGAGGTGACCTCGGCGCTGGACCCGGAGCTGGTCGCGGGCGTCCTCGACGTGCTGCGGGACATCGCCCGCACCACCGACATCACGATGCTCTGTGTGACCCACGAGATGAATTTCGCCCGGGACATCTCGGACCAGGTCCTGATGTTCGACTCCGGTCGGGTCATCGAGTCCGGCAGCCCGGAAAAGATGTTCAACGACCCCGAGAAGGACCGCACCCGGGAGTTTCTCAGCGCTGTGCTGTGA
- a CDS encoding DUF3830 family protein, translating to MTERFIEVSLVKRGIHCTAKLLDDRAPLTCAAVWDALPLTGDVYHAKYARNEIYALFPPFAETEPPLENPTVTPIPGDLCYFAFAGTELGSKSYGYDREVRPGTTVVDLALFYERNNLLLNGDVGWVPGIVWGQIVEGLEEMAQGCNDLWRSGALGESLSFRRA from the coding sequence ATGACTGAACGGTTCATCGAGGTGTCGCTGGTCAAGCGGGGCATCCACTGCACGGCCAAACTCCTGGACGACCGCGCCCCGCTCACCTGCGCGGCCGTCTGGGACGCCCTGCCCCTGACCGGCGACGTCTACCACGCGAAATACGCCCGCAACGAGATCTACGCCCTCTTCCCGCCCTTCGCGGAAACGGAGCCGCCCCTGGAAAACCCGACCGTCACCCCCATCCCGGGCGATCTGTGCTATTTCGCCTTCGCCGGCACGGAACTGGGCAGCAAGTCCTACGGCTACGACCGTGAGGTCCGCCCCGGCACGACGGTGGTCGACCTGGCCCTGTTCTACGAGCGCAACAACCTGCTCCTGAACGGCGACGTGGGCTGGGTGCCCGGCATCGTCTGGGGCCAGATCGTGGAGGGACTGGAGGAGATGGCCCAGGGCTGCAACGACCTGTGGCGGTCCGGGGCGCTGGGGGAGTCCCTCAGCTTC
- a CDS encoding AMP-binding protein, translated as MESIRGTVAELVAGRWDDHRPGLWCEGRALTHHQVAAGAAARAALLADLVPPRSHIGVLLDNTPEYPLWLSAAALARAAVAGINPTRRGPELARDILHTECRVLVTERAHLPLLAGLDLPGVRLLLTDGEEYDGLLAPYADARPDPTRAAPHDRLLLYFTSGSTGAPKAAICTQGRLAAAGHSLVDQFCVRPDDVHYVCMPMFHGNAVIADWAPALAAGAAVALRRRFSASGFLADVRAYGATYFTYVGRAIQYLLATEPRPDDRDNPLRLGFGTEAGAADAAAFQRRFGVRLVEGYGSSEGGAAVQWSPGTPPGAVGRAGPGLVVLDPETREECPPAVFDAGGRLVNGDAAIGELVNRGPNPFEGYWRNPAAEAERRREGWYWTGDLFCRDADGYLYFAGRGDDRLRVDGENLSAAMIENILARYEGAAAVAVYAVPDPVTGDQVMATIAGEFDPVGFAGFLLDQPDLGTKMAPRFVRVVERMPVTATNKIHRVGLRREGPRCADPVWWRPAGERAYRRLTEADVLAHAEGPPAPTRGPSPVRRQGLEPRTR; from the coding sequence ATGGAGTCCATCAGGGGCACGGTCGCGGAACTCGTCGCGGGCCGGTGGGACGACCACCGGCCGGGACTGTGGTGCGAAGGGCGCGCGCTCACCCATCACCAGGTGGCGGCGGGCGCCGCGGCCCGGGCGGCGCTGCTGGCCGACCTGGTGCCGCCCCGCTCGCACATCGGGGTGCTGCTCGACAACACCCCTGAGTACCCCCTGTGGTTGAGCGCGGCGGCCCTCGCCCGTGCCGCCGTCGCCGGGATCAACCCCACCCGCCGGGGCCCCGAACTCGCCCGCGACATCCTGCACACCGAATGCCGCGTGCTGGTCACCGAGCGGGCCCACCTGCCGTTGCTCGCCGGCCTCGACCTGCCCGGCGTGCGTCTGCTGCTGACCGACGGGGAGGAGTACGACGGCCTGCTCGCCCCGTACGCCGACGCACGGCCCGACCCCACCCGCGCCGCCCCGCACGACCGGCTCCTGCTCTACTTCACGTCCGGCTCGACCGGCGCCCCCAAGGCCGCGATCTGCACCCAGGGGCGCCTGGCCGCGGCCGGCCACTCCCTGGTCGACCAGTTCTGTGTCCGGCCCGACGACGTGCACTACGTCTGCATGCCGATGTTCCACGGCAACGCGGTGATCGCCGACTGGGCTCCCGCCCTCGCGGCCGGTGCGGCGGTGGCGTTGCGGCGACGGTTCTCGGCGTCGGGGTTCCTCGCGGACGTACGCGCGTACGGGGCGACGTACTTCACCTACGTGGGCCGGGCGATCCAGTACCTCCTGGCCACCGAACCGCGCCCCGACGACCGGGACAATCCGTTGCGGCTGGGCTTCGGCACCGAGGCCGGGGCGGCGGACGCGGCCGCCTTCCAGCGGCGGTTCGGGGTGCGGCTGGTGGAGGGATACGGGTCGTCCGAGGGCGGGGCCGCCGTGCAGTGGTCGCCCGGGACGCCGCCGGGGGCGGTGGGGCGGGCGGGGCCCGGGCTCGTCGTACTCGATCCGGAGACCCGTGAGGAGTGTCCGCCGGCCGTGTTCGACGCGGGCGGGCGGCTGGTCAACGGGGACGCGGCCATCGGGGAACTGGTCAACCGGGGGCCGAACCCCTTCGAGGGGTACTGGCGCAATCCGGCAGCGGAGGCGGAGCGGCGGCGGGAGGGGTGGTACTGGACGGGGGACCTGTTCTGCCGGGACGCCGACGGCTATCTGTACTTCGCGGGGCGTGGCGACGACCGGCTGCGGGTCGACGGCGAGAACCTCTCCGCCGCGATGATCGAGAACATCCTCGCCCGGTACGAGGGCGCGGCCGCCGTCGCCGTGTACGCGGTGCCGGATCCGGTGACCGGGGACCAGGTCATGGCGACCATCGCGGGGGAGTTCGATCCGGTCGGCTTCGCCGGGTTCCTGCTCGACCAGCCGGATCTGGGGACGAAGATGGCGCCCCGGTTCGTGCGGGTGGTGGAGCGGATGCCGGTGACAGCCACGAACAAGATCCATCGGGTGGGGCTGAGGCGGGAGGGGCCGCGGTGTGCCGACCCGGTGTGGTGGCGGCCGGCCGGGGAGCGGGCGTACCGGAGGCTGACGGAGGCGGATGTCCTGGCACACGCCGAAGGGCCCCCCGCTCCCACGAGAGGCCCTTCACCGGTGCGCCGCCAGGGACTCGAACCCCGGACCCGCTGA